Proteins from a single region of Ensifer adhaerens:
- a CDS encoding trimethylamine methyltransferase family protein has protein sequence MDTALATGEAAPRRTRGSRPHRREGAGRGLGVPYIIRNIPTYDILGEESLLRIEAVADRILAEVGIEFRDDPEAIDHWKRAGAKIDGVRVTFEPGMLKEIVASAPRQFTQHARNPARNVEIGGNNVVFSPAYGSPFVMDLDKGRRYGTIEDFRNLIKLAQSSPWLHHSGGTICEPVDVPVNKRHLDMVYSHIKYSDRAFMGSITAEDRAEDSINMARILFGHDFVDRNCVILGNVNVNSPLVWDGTMTKSLRAYARANQAAVIVPFILGGAMGPVTNAGAIAQSYAETLAGCALTQLERKGAPVIFGNFLSSMSLRSGSPTFGTPEPAIGSMVVGQLARRLGLPLRCAGNFSNSKLPDAQAMQEGAMSMLSAVHCGANFILHSAGFVDGLLAMSYEKFVMDTDFCGALHSYLAGVVVDDNTLAMDAFLQVGPGSHFLGCDHTMRNYQTAFWDSALSDNEPFEKWVEEGETDMATRANRAWKKTLAEYEAPPLDVALDEALIDYVTRRKESMADAWY, from the coding sequence ATGGATACGGCACTGGCAACAGGCGAGGCGGCACCGAGAAGGACGCGGGGCTCAAGGCCGCACCGGCGCGAGGGTGCTGGCCGAGGCCTCGGCGTTCCCTATATCATCAGAAACATCCCGACCTACGATATCCTTGGGGAAGAGAGCCTCCTGCGTATCGAGGCGGTCGCCGATCGTATCCTTGCCGAGGTGGGCATCGAGTTTCGCGACGACCCTGAAGCGATCGACCATTGGAAGCGGGCCGGCGCCAAGATCGACGGCGTGCGCGTAACCTTCGAGCCCGGTATGCTCAAGGAAATCGTCGCCTCGGCACCAAGGCAGTTCACCCAGCACGCCCGCAATCCCGCCCGCAATGTCGAGATCGGCGGCAACAACGTCGTGTTCTCGCCGGCCTATGGTTCTCCCTTCGTCATGGATCTCGACAAGGGCCGGCGCTACGGCACGATCGAGGACTTCCGGAATCTGATCAAGCTGGCGCAGTCGAGCCCGTGGCTGCACCATTCCGGCGGCACGATTTGCGAACCGGTCGATGTGCCGGTCAACAAGCGCCACCTCGACATGGTCTACAGCCATATCAAGTATTCGGATCGCGCCTTCATGGGGTCGATTACCGCCGAAGACCGGGCGGAGGACTCGATCAATATGGCGCGTATCCTCTTCGGTCACGATTTCGTCGATCGCAACTGCGTCATCCTCGGCAACGTCAACGTCAACTCGCCGCTGGTCTGGGACGGGACGATGACGAAGTCGCTGCGCGCCTATGCGCGGGCGAACCAGGCGGCGGTGATCGTGCCCTTCATTCTCGGCGGCGCAATGGGGCCGGTAACCAATGCCGGTGCGATCGCCCAATCCTATGCCGAGACGCTCGCCGGCTGCGCGCTGACCCAGCTTGAACGCAAGGGCGCGCCTGTCATCTTTGGCAACTTCCTGTCGTCCATGTCGCTGCGTTCGGGTTCACCGACCTTCGGCACGCCGGAGCCGGCAATCGGCAGCATGGTCGTCGGCCAGCTCGCGCGCCGGCTTGGTCTGCCACTGCGCTGCGCCGGTAATTTTTCCAACTCCAAGCTGCCGGATGCTCAGGCGATGCAGGAAGGCGCGATGTCGATGCTGTCTGCAGTCCATTGCGGCGCCAATTTCATCCTGCATTCGGCAGGCTTTGTCGACGGTCTGCTCGCCATGTCCTACGAGAAGTTCGTTATGGACACCGACTTCTGCGGCGCCCTGCATTCCTATCTCGCCGGCGTCGTCGTCGACGACAATACGCTGGCGATGGACGCCTTCCTGCAGGTGGGGCCGGGCAGCCACTTCCTTGGCTGCGACCACACGATGCGCAACTACCAGACCGCATTCTGGGATTCTGCCCTATCCGACAACGAACCGTTCGAAAAATGGGTCGAGGAGGGCGAAACGGACATGGCAACCCGCGCCAACCGTGCCTGGAAGAAGACGCTTGCCGAATACGAAGCGCCGCCGCTGGATGTGGCGCTCGACGAGGCGTTGATCGATTATGTCACACGCCGCAAGGAGAGCATGGCGGATGCCTGGTATTGA
- a CDS encoding PRC-barrel domain-containing protein, protein MTKKLVTTVAAGALFAGLAVAPVSFAQDATKPMDQPQTMQPVPGSEAPADQAQTKAPITEEAPGDVATASGTYLTEQESDQIAASTYIGQSVYNAGDESIGKINDLIMKKDGGVEAAVIGVGGFLGMGEKDVAVPFDRIAIAEQPNTDDLKLTTTETADTLKAAPEFKTKAQQVAEQNANQPVDTSTTSSTTTTAPAQPMQQGTEQPQQ, encoded by the coding sequence ATGACCAAGAAACTTGTAACCACCGTCGCGGCCGGCGCCCTTTTCGCTGGTCTTGCTGTCGCCCCGGTTTCCTTTGCGCAGGATGCGACCAAGCCGATGGATCAGCCGCAAACGATGCAGCCGGTTCCAGGTAGCGAAGCACCGGCAGACCAGGCCCAGACGAAGGCACCGATTACCGAGGAAGCGCCCGGGGATGTCGCCACGGCCAGCGGCACGTACCTGACCGAACAGGAGAGCGATCAGATCGCCGCGAGCACCTATATCGGCCAGAGTGTCTACAATGCCGGCGATGAAAGCATCGGCAAGATCAACGACCTGATCATGAAGAAGGACGGTGGCGTTGAAGCGGCCGTGATCGGCGTCGGCGGCTTCCTGGGCATGGGCGAAAAGGACGTGGCGGTCCCCTTTGACCGCATCGCGATCGCCGAGCAGCCGAATACCGACGACCTGAAGCTGACGACAACGGAAACCGCCGACACGCTGAAGGCAGCGCCGGAATTCAAGACAAAGGCGCAGCAGGTGGCCGAGCAGAACGCCAACCAGCCGGTTGACACCTCGACGACCTCTTCGACCACGACCACTGCACCGGCGCAGCCGATGCAGCAGGGTACCGAACAGCCGCAGCAGTAA
- a CDS encoding IlvD/Edd family dehydratase has protein sequence MSDKKKELRSRHWYGGTDKDGFIHRSWMKNQGFPDHVFDGRPIIGICNTWSELTPCNSHLRILAEGVKRGVWEAGGFPVEFPVSSLGETQMRPTAMLFRNLLAMDVEEAIRAYGIDGVVLLGGCDKTTPGQLMGAASVDLPTIVVSSGPMLNGKWKGKDIGSGTDVWKFSEAVRAGDMSMQEFMAAESGMSRSPGVCMTMGTATTMASIVEAMGLSLPTNAALPAVDARRMALSHMTGKRIVEMVHEDLRLSKVLTKKNFENGIIANAAVGGSTNAVVHMLAIAGRAGVDLCLEDFDRVGGQVPCIVNCMPSGKYLIEDLAYAGGLPAVMNRIQHLLHADAPTVFGVPISKYWEDAEVYNDDVIRPLDNPLRAAAGIRVLKGNLAPNGAVIKPSAASEHLLVHEGPAYVFETIEELKAKIDDPDLPVTEDTILVLKGCGPKGYPGMAEVGNMPIPRRLVEKGVRDMVRVSDARMSGTAFGTVVLHVSPESNAGGPLAIVKTGDRIRLDAMKGELNLMISEDEFASRMAAWQAPPQKWTRGYYKLYQDTVLQADKGADLDFLVGGSGSEVLRESH, from the coding sequence ATGAGCGACAAGAAGAAAGAATTGCGCAGCCGTCACTGGTACGGCGGCACCGACAAGGACGGGTTTATCCATCGCTCCTGGATGAAGAACCAGGGATTTCCGGACCACGTCTTCGACGGCCGTCCGATTATCGGCATCTGCAACACCTGGTCGGAACTGACGCCGTGCAACAGCCACCTTCGCATCCTTGCCGAAGGCGTGAAGCGCGGTGTCTGGGAGGCCGGCGGTTTTCCGGTCGAGTTCCCGGTCTCCTCGCTCGGCGAGACGCAGATGCGTCCGACCGCGATGCTGTTCCGCAATCTGCTCGCCATGGATGTCGAAGAGGCGATCCGCGCCTATGGCATCGACGGCGTGGTGCTGCTTGGCGGCTGCGACAAGACAACCCCCGGCCAGTTGATGGGTGCTGCCTCCGTCGACCTGCCGACGATCGTCGTCTCCTCCGGCCCGATGCTGAACGGCAAGTGGAAGGGCAAGGACATCGGTTCAGGCACGGATGTCTGGAAATTCTCCGAAGCCGTGCGCGCCGGGGATATGAGCATGCAGGAATTCATGGCGGCCGAAAGCGGCATGTCGCGCTCGCCGGGCGTGTGCATGACCATGGGCACGGCCACCACCATGGCCTCGATCGTCGAGGCGATGGGCCTGTCGCTTCCGACCAATGCCGCACTTCCCGCCGTTGACGCCCGCCGCATGGCGCTGTCGCACATGACCGGAAAACGCATCGTCGAGATGGTGCATGAAGACCTGCGCCTGTCGAAGGTGCTGACGAAGAAGAACTTCGAGAACGGCATCATCGCCAATGCCGCCGTCGGCGGCTCGACCAATGCGGTCGTCCACATGCTGGCGATTGCCGGCCGTGCCGGCGTCGATCTCTGTCTCGAGGACTTCGACAGGGTCGGCGGCCAGGTGCCGTGCATCGTCAACTGCATGCCGTCGGGCAAGTATCTGATCGAAGACCTTGCCTATGCCGGTGGCCTGCCGGCGGTGATGAACCGCATCCAGCATCTGTTGCATGCCGATGCACCGACGGTCTTCGGCGTGCCGATCAGCAAGTACTGGGAAGATGCCGAGGTCTATAACGACGACGTCATCCGCCCGCTCGACAATCCGCTCAGGGCCGCAGCCGGCATTCGCGTGCTCAAGGGAAACCTTGCGCCGAACGGCGCCGTCATCAAGCCATCGGCGGCGAGCGAGCATCTGCTCGTTCATGAAGGGCCAGCCTATGTCTTCGAAACGATCGAGGAGCTGAAGGCAAAGATCGACGACCCGGACCTGCCGGTGACCGAGGACACCATTCTGGTGCTCAAGGGCTGCGGACCGAAGGGCTACCCGGGCATGGCCGAGGTCGGCAACATGCCGATCCCGCGGCGGCTGGTGGAAAAAGGCGTGCGCGACATGGTGCGCGTTTCGGACGCCCGCATGTCCGGTACCGCTTTCGGCACCGTTGTCCTGCATGTCAGCCCGGAATCGAACGCCGGCGGACCGCTCGCCATCGTCAAGACCGGCGATCGCATCCGCCTCGACGCGATGAAGGGCGAGCTCAACCTGATGATCAGCGAGGACGAGTTTGCTTCGCGCATGGCAGCCTGGCAGGCGCCGCCGCAGAAATGGACCCGCGGTTACTACAAGCTCTACCAGGACACGGTGCTGCAGGCCGACAAGGGCGCGGACCTGGATTTCCTCGTCGGCGGCAGCGGCAGCGAGGTCCTGCGCGAAAGCCACTGA
- a CDS encoding SMP-30/gluconolactonase/LRE family protein translates to MSDTIPFSGSILCESPSILGEGPTYDPATGTAWWFNIKGQELHELHLETGRKAVHTLPFLGSVLAVIDPSRQLIASDQGLFLRDTQTGAFSLVTTLEDKPGNRSNDGRVHASGSLWIGTMGRSAEKGAGAIYHVAGTKVTKLYDAITIPNSICFSPDGTVAYFVDTDINHLMRVEIDVETGLPKGEPSLLVDSSGEKGGIDGSVCDADGLIWNARWGSGTVDVYRPDGGRIARYAMPTTQPSCTAFIGLKADRILVTSAWQDLDDAARAADPHAGKTFDLGITVKGRFEPSFRL, encoded by the coding sequence ATGAGCGATACCATTCCCTTTTCCGGCAGCATCCTTTGCGAATCGCCCTCGATCCTCGGGGAAGGCCCGACCTACGACCCGGCCACCGGCACCGCCTGGTGGTTCAATATCAAGGGCCAGGAACTGCATGAGCTGCACCTCGAAACCGGCCGCAAGGCCGTACACACCCTGCCATTCCTCGGCAGCGTGCTTGCCGTCATCGATCCGTCGCGGCAACTGATCGCGTCCGACCAGGGGCTTTTCCTCAGGGATACGCAAACGGGCGCCTTCAGCCTCGTGACCACGCTTGAGGACAAGCCCGGCAATCGCTCGAACGACGGCCGCGTCCATGCGTCCGGTTCGCTTTGGATCGGCACCATGGGCCGCAGCGCCGAGAAGGGTGCCGGCGCGATCTATCACGTCGCTGGCACGAAGGTGACGAAGCTCTACGACGCAATCACCATTCCCAACAGCATCTGTTTTTCGCCGGACGGAACCGTCGCCTATTTCGTCGACACCGACATCAACCACCTGATGCGTGTCGAAATCGATGTCGAAACCGGGCTGCCGAAGGGTGAGCCCAGCCTGCTGGTCGACAGCAGTGGCGAAAAAGGCGGCATCGACGGCTCCGTGTGCGATGCCGATGGCCTGATCTGGAACGCCCGCTGGGGCAGCGGCACGGTCGACGTCTACAGGCCCGACGGTGGGCGGATCGCGCGCTACGCGATGCCGACAACGCAGCCGAGCTGCACCGCCTTCATCGGGCTCAAGGCCGACCGCATACTGGTGACGTCCGCCTGGCAAGACCTGGACGATGCAGCGCGTGCGGCCGATCCGCATGCCGGAAAGACCTTCGATCTCGGTATCACCGTCAAGGGCCGGTTTGAACCGTCATTCCGCCTCTGA